Proteins encoded within one genomic window of Mesobacillus subterraneus:
- a CDS encoding M20 family metallopeptidase: protein MQEILDDIKFLVECDSPSLNKKLVDQCGNRIRELLYRYFGKRAEVLEEEKYGNHLKFEFGEGDETILILSHFDTVWEPGELKFKIEGDLAYGPGILDMKGGLVQAIWAIRAIKELNIPCSKKIIFLFTSEEEVSSPTSRYVIEEIAKDCQYALVTEPPVVRTGALKTARKGSSRYFIDITGKAAHAGNNHHEGASAIQEAAKTIDFLESLTDYDVGTTVNVGFVKGGGKLNVVADHAEIGIDVRAKTSEEQERIDEIIYELTPFTEGTSIDVTGGISRPPMERNQDTKDLFQTAKEAAKEEGFKLKEASVGGGSDGNLTANMGIPTLDGLGTIGDGIHARNEHIIISSIPERAAFFANLLIGIGTKKET, encoded by the coding sequence GTGCAAGAGATTTTAGATGATATCAAGTTTCTGGTTGAATGTGATTCTCCATCATTGAATAAAAAACTCGTCGATCAGTGCGGGAACAGGATTCGGGAGCTTTTATACCGCTACTTTGGTAAACGGGCAGAAGTGCTGGAAGAAGAGAAGTACGGAAATCATCTGAAATTTGAATTCGGGGAAGGAGACGAAACCATCTTAATTCTTTCCCATTTTGATACAGTATGGGAGCCTGGAGAGTTAAAGTTTAAAATCGAAGGCGATCTTGCATATGGACCTGGAATATTGGATATGAAGGGCGGTCTTGTTCAAGCGATTTGGGCAATAAGAGCCATTAAGGAACTGAACATCCCGTGTTCAAAGAAAATTATCTTCCTTTTTACCAGTGAAGAAGAGGTGAGCAGCCCGACATCACGCTATGTCATTGAAGAGATAGCGAAGGATTGCCAATATGCATTGGTTACGGAACCACCGGTTGTTCGGACCGGTGCCTTAAAGACGGCAAGAAAGGGTTCATCGCGTTATTTTATTGATATTACAGGCAAGGCTGCCCACGCTGGCAATAACCATCATGAAGGAGCCAGTGCTATTCAAGAGGCTGCGAAGACCATCGATTTTTTAGAGTCCTTAACCGATTACGACGTTGGAACTACCGTCAATGTTGGATTTGTTAAAGGCGGAGGCAAGCTAAATGTCGTGGCTGATCATGCAGAGATTGGCATCGATGTACGGGCGAAAACCAGTGAAGAACAGGAAAGAATTGATGAAATCATTTATGAACTGACACCTTTCACAGAGGGAACAAGCATCGACGTCACAGGTGGCATCTCCCGCCCGCCGATGGAACGAAACCAAGATACAAAAGATCTATTCCAGACTGCCAAAGAAGCAGCAAAAGAAGAAGGCTTCAAGCTAAAAGAAGCCTCTGTTGGAGGAGGCAGTGACGGAAACCTCACAGCCAATATGGGAATCCCGACCTTAGATGGACTCGGTACCATTGGAGACGGAATCCATGCAAGAAACGAACATATCATCATCAGCTCAATCCCTGAACGGGCGGCGTTTTTTGCTAACCTGCTGATTGGTATTGGTACGAAAAAAGAGACATAG
- a CDS encoding nucleotidyltransferase domain-containing protein produces the protein MKSETKLYGLPKESFYKLINIFTEYSNSIDKVILFGSRARGDYNFASDIDLAIKFKNKNEELVRISDMLSEANIIYTLDVIDYDQISNTVLIDFIDKEGII, from the coding sequence TTGAAAAGTGAAACAAAATTGTATGGTTTACCAAAAGAAAGTTTTTATAAGCTCATTAACATTTTTACAGAGTACTCAAATAGTATAGATAAAGTAATCTTATTTGGCTCAAGAGCAAGAGGTGACTATAATTTCGCTTCTGATATTGACTTGGCCATTAAATTTAAAAACAAGAATGAGGAGCTTGTTCGTATAAGTGATATGCTGTCAGAAGCAAATATTATATACACTTTGGATGTCATTGATTATGATCAAATAAGCAATACGGTATTGATAGACTTTATTGACAAGGAAGGAATCATTTAA
- the tagU gene encoding polyisoprenyl-teichoic acid--peptidoglycan teichoic acid transferase TagU — protein sequence MDMRENKIKKKPAWLKVVGITILVFFAAVGGYAFYVYNSLTNAVDTMHQPIDREKSEKRPTPVTLEEEQPFSVLMLGVDEREGDRGRSDTLIVLTVNPSTQTTKMLSIPRDTRTEIVGKGFEDKINHAYAFGGVEMSMDTVENFLDIPIDYYMQINMEGFRDIVDATGGVTVENDLDFTYAGVHFPKGEIVLNGEKALKYSRMRYEDPRGDFGRQSRQRQVIQAVIKQGASFSSLTKFDEIFEAIGQNIKTNMKFNEMVDIQSNYKKAAKNIEQMEISGSGTKIDGIYYYVVSDEEQQKLQQTLKEHLQVKLD from the coding sequence ATGGATATGAGAGAGAATAAAATTAAGAAAAAGCCTGCTTGGCTTAAAGTAGTGGGGATTACAATTCTTGTCTTCTTTGCTGCTGTGGGTGGCTATGCTTTTTATGTATATAATTCATTGACGAATGCTGTTGATACGATGCATCAGCCCATCGACCGGGAAAAGTCGGAGAAGCGTCCAACACCGGTTACTTTAGAAGAGGAGCAGCCTTTTTCTGTTCTAATGCTTGGAGTCGATGAGCGCGAAGGGGACCGTGGCCGTTCTGATACACTAATTGTGCTGACCGTGAACCCTTCTACCCAAACGACCAAAATGCTCAGTATTCCTCGGGATACGAGAACCGAAATTGTCGGCAAGGGGTTTGAAGATAAGATAAACCATGCCTATGCATTTGGCGGAGTAGAAATGTCGATGGATACAGTAGAAAACTTTCTTGATATCCCGATTGATTACTATATGCAAATCAATATGGAGGGGTTTCGGGACATAGTAGATGCTACCGGCGGAGTGACGGTAGAGAACGATCTGGATTTTACGTATGCTGGCGTTCATTTTCCCAAGGGTGAGATTGTATTAAATGGAGAAAAGGCCTTGAAATACTCACGTATGCGTTATGAAGATCCACGCGGAGACTTCGGCCGCCAGTCACGGCAGCGCCAAGTAATACAAGCAGTAATCAAACAAGGTGCGAGCTTCTCTTCCTTGACAAAGTTTGATGAAATTTTCGAAGCGATCGGCCAAAACATTAAAACAAACATGAAATTTAATGAGATGGTAGATATTCAGTCAAACTATAAAAAAGCTGCCAAAAACATAGAGCAAATGGAAATCAGCGGAAGCGGGACTAAGATTGATGGAATCTATTACTACGTCGTATCAGATGAGGAGCAGCAAAAATTACAGCAAACACTGAAAGAGCATTTACAAGTAAAATTAGATTGA